Genomic segment of Mucilaginibacter sabulilitoris:
AGGTAACTATGTAATTAAAAACCTCAAAGGCGGAGATTACTCGCTTTCTGTATCAAACATTGGTTATGAATCACAAACAAAGGAGATAAAGATTAATGCCGATATCACAGTTAACATTACCCTCAAGCCGGCAGTTTACCAGCTGAAAAACGTGGATGTAAACACTCAAAAGGAAAAAACATTTGGTGTTACACGCTTAAAAGCTGTGGAGGGCACCACCATTAATGCCGGTAAAAAAAGCGAAGTGATAGTATTGGGCGATATTACCGCTAATGCCGCTACTAATAATACCCGCCAGATATACTCAAAGGTAGCAGGATTAAATATTTGGGAAAACGATGGCGCCGGTATACAACTGGGTATTGGCGGCCGTGGATTAAACCCTAACCGGGTTACCAACTTTAACACACGTCAAAACGGTTATGACATCAGTGCCGATGCATTGGGTTATCCCGAAAGTTATTACTCGCCGCCGGCCGAACTGCTCGATAGGATTGAAATACTGCGTGGCGCATCATCGCTGCAATATGGTACTCAGTTTGGCGGGCTCATCAACTTTAAATTAAAAGAAGGGCCAACGGATAAGCCGTTTGAGTTTACCTCCCGCGAAACAGCCGGTTCATGGGGCTTTTTTAATACCACTAACAGCATTGGTGGCACGGTAAATAAGGTACAATATTATGCCTTTTTTCAGCATAAACAAGGCGATGGCTGGCGGCCAAATTCAGAGTACAATGTAAACCTGGGTTATGCTGCTATTACCTATAAACCAACCAATAAGCTGTCGTTAACCTTTCAATATACCCGTATGGATTACCTGGCGCATCAGCCCGGAGGATTGACCGATGCCGAATTTGCCGCTGATCCACGACAATCAGTAAGGGCCAGGAACTGGTTTAAAGTTGACTGGAACCTGGGCGCCGTAATATTGGATTACCAGATCACCGATCATTTAAAATTCAATTCCCGGTTTTTTGGCTTAATGGCCGACAGGGACGCGCTGGGTAATCTCGACTTTATTAATCGCACAGATCCTGGTACAGACAGGCAGTTATTTAAAGACAGGTATCGTAATTATGGTAACGAGAGCCGCTTTCTATACTCGTATAAAATAAAAGATCAGGCTCAAAACCTGTTAGTTGGTTTCCGATATTATCGCGGCGCTACCAATCGTCAGCAGGGTTATGGCAATGATGGATCAACAGGTAACCCATCTGATTTTACTTATGTAAGTGCCGGCGCGCCGGATTATTCAAACTATGATTTTCCTAATTACAATGAGTCGGTATTTGTAGAAAATATATTCCGCATCAACTCAAAATTCAGCATTATTCCGGGTTTAAGGTTTGAGAACATTATTACCAAGGCCGATGGTGTTTATCAGAATGTAAACCGTGACCAGGCAGGTAATATTATTTTTGATGAGCAAGTAAATGATATCAGAAACAGCAGGCGGCATTTCCTGATTGGAGGCATTGGATTTAGTTATTTCCAAAGCCAGGGCGCGCAGCTTTACGCCAATATCTCTCAAAACTACAGGGGTATCAATTTTAATGACATCCATTCTACCAATCAAAACAAACAGTCGGACCCTAACCTGCAGGACGAAAAAGGATATTCTGCGGATTTAGGCATGAGAGGTAATCTGTCAGAAGTGTTTAATTATGATGTAAGTTTCTTTTACATCAACTACAACAACCGCATAGGTGATGTGCAGATGGTTAACCCGGTAACTTTTAATATATATCGTTTACGCACCAATGTGGCACAGTCGCGCAACTTGGGCTTTGAGTCATTTGCCGAATTGGAACTTTTACATTTTTTTAACCTGCAACGAAACGATAATAAACTTTCGGTGTTCAGTAACCTGGCACTCATTAACGCCCGTTATGTAAATAGTAAAGAGCCCGCTTATGAAAATAAAAAGGTAGAACTTGCCCCCGATGTGATATTTAAAACCGGGCTTACTTATAAGCACCGGAAACTTTCGGCCAGTTACCAGCTGGCTTATACCAGCTCGCAATTTACTGATGCTACAAATGCCACATTTACAGATGATGCCATTAACGGATTGATACCTGCCTATACCGTAATGGACCTTTCGGCCGATTACCAGATCAGTAAAATATTTACGCTGCAGGGATCAGTAAATAACCTGGCCGATAAAAGATATTTTACCCGAAGGGCCGATAGCTACCCTGGCCCCGGAATAATCCCGGCAGATGCACGTAGCTTTTTCCTTACCCTGCAGGTAAAATTATAGGTTATATTATAAATGAATTAATAACAAAAAAGCCGTACACACTGTACGGCTTTTTTGTTAAGCAAGACCATAAGCTTGTGGCAGTACGCCCCAGGTAATGTCTGCAATTTCTTTGATTAATTCATTAACCTTTTCAAAGTTAGCAGTTTGAGGACCACCGCCTACAACAGTAAATAATGGCCTTTGTCCGGCCGGCATTTCAACAAGGGCTAGCATCGCGTCAGCTACTTCCTGCGGATCGCGACTATCGGTAGTGGGTTCAAAGAATTTAAGCAGCGCCTCCTGGAAGTTAAGGGTATCGGTCCCGTAATATTTCTCTACATCTGCGTTATCGGCCTTTATCGATTTTGTAGTGATGTCGGTAGTTTGATAAGCGCCGGGTTGTATGGTAACTACATCAATACCTGACGATTTCAACTCATAATGATAACCTACAGATACAGCATCTAATGCGGCTTTAGTACCATTGTAAGTACTCAGGATGGGTATAAAATGTCTTGTTTGAACACTTGTAACGTTGATAATTAAGCCAGCTTTTTGTTTGTGCATGTAAGGGAGCACAGCTTTCATAGTACGCTCCGGTCCGATGGTGTTTATCTGATAAAGCATTTCAGTTTGTTCTATAGATAAAGTCTCTCCGGTACCCAGGTATGATACACCGGCATTATTAATTAATACGTCAACAATACCACCTGAGTGTTTTGCAATTTCAGCCACCGCATTTTTAACCGATTCGTTGCTGGCTACATCAAGCTCAATTACTTCTACATGGGCATTATTATCTGCTGCCCATTGCTTTAATTCACTGGCTGTTGCCGCGTTGGAGCCGTTGATGTTGCGCATGGTAGCATAAACAGTATGGCCTTTAGCTGCCAATGTTTTAACAGCCTGAAGGCCAAAGCCGCTACTGCTTCCTGTAAGGATGATCTTTTTCATTTGTTGTTAATTAAGTTTTTGTGTTTGTTATTATTAGCTATAAATACTTACTTATGTGTAAGTAAGTATTTTAATTAAATTTTTTTAATTCTTTTTTATACGGCTTTTACTGATTTACGGAGTTGGTCTATTACGCTATTAAAATAATTAGCGCCGAGCGCACGGCCAATCTGGAGCGAGCCTGGTAAAGTAGCGCCCCATAAATTGGCCATTTTTTCTGCAGTACCTTCAAATTTAAAGTCGCCTCTGTCTAAACCTTCCTGCAGGGTATTGGTCAGCCATTTGCTAACTATGTTTAGGTATTGCGTAGCTGCTATGCGTATATTTTGAGGTACATCATTGTACGAAGAGCAAAATGTGCCTATCATGCACATCTTATTATTGTCGTTAAAATACTGATCGTAATTATATAGCAGGGCTTCCAGCTTTTCCATTGGGGTTGCATTTTCAACCTGTTTGGTCATGACCTCAAAGTCTCGCCTGTCTTTTTCAATCACAGCTAAACCCAAATCTTCTTTGGTTGGATAGTAATGATGAACCGCGGCGTTTTTAATGTTTAACTGGGAAGAGATCTGCTTGTAATTAAAAGCATGATATCCAATTTGCTGAATAAAACTCCTTCCCAATTCAACTATCTTTTCTTTGGTACTCAATGCAGTGTCCATCTGGATTAAATTTTGATGAGCAAATGTACTTACTTGCATGTAAGTATCAATCTATATCAAGTTATATGACAAGACAATTACAAATGGTGATTTATTCAAAAGGTGAGTTCCTTGATCATGGTTGGGTTGTTATAGTTGCAATAGCGCACCCAATGTGGGCTTATTTTAAAATATACAATACCATGCAGGGTTTCCGCACGCAGTCGTGCGTCTTTAAACGTATCAAAATACAGGTTTTTGTACAGATCGTCAGCTCCGTTCAATTCCGTAGCCATTCCTTCGTATTGCAGCGTAATTTCATTGTCCCAGCCAATTACCAGGGCAACGGCCGGGTTGTACAGCATATTACGATATTTTCTGGAGATGTTGGCGGTATCAAAAACTATTTCGAGGTTGGGGGTAACAGCAATACCTATTAAAGCAGCTTCGGGCGCAGCATCTTTGTTAACGGTGGTAAGCACTGCCAATGAGTGCTTTTTGATAAAATTGTATATAAATTGTTTGTTCAAGCCCATAATCAATAATTAAATCATCCTCACAGTAATTTGTTTGCTTGTGCCCTTAAATTAAAAAATTAATATGAGCCCATGGGAAGTAAAATGGTATTATGTACGCGACTCGTTCGGTAAACTCATCAAAAGCATAAATCATAGAAAGTATATTACCGCAGTATAGCTACCCAGCCCGACAACGGCTTATCGCCATTTTTAAGATCGATCATATAATAATATGTACCTGGCGGCAATTTACCGCCATTGTAAATCCCGTCCCAGGCCCTGCCATAGCCTACTGAATGGAAAAGTAATTGGCCGTAACGGTTAAATACATCTACAACGCATGCCGGAAAAGGTAACAGATCATTAATGAGCCAGCGGTCGTTGAACCCATCGCCATTAGGGGTAAATGTATTGGGGATATTGATTGGAGAAATTACATTGACCGTAACCGGAACGGTGGTTTCGCAATTTAATGATGATGTAGCCGTAAGATAGTAGGTTATGGTATTTGACGGGCTGGCCACCGGGTTTGCAATACTTATACTACTTAGTCCTACAGCCGGACCCCATCGCAGGCTTACTATATCGCCATGTAGTTCAGGGTTCAAAGTAATATTGTCTCCTTGTTTTATGGTGGGATTATCATTGAATATAATTTGGGGCGCGGGCTTTATATGTACAATTATGGGTAAACTGGGTTGAGGTACTGTACAGCTGATATGGTTTGATACAATACAAATAACCACATCCCCGTCATGCAAAGTGCTGCTGTTAAAAAACGGGCTGTTGGTTCCCCGATTAGTATTATTTACACGCCATTGGTAGCTGTTTACATAATCACCTGAGGGTATTGTCGCTACAAACTGAACCTCATTACCAGCGCATACGGTAGCATTAAGTGGATATGAAGCTATAGCAGGCGTAATGCCATTTGGATTTGTAGTTGACCCAAGCGAGTTTGTTACAATTATCGGAATAGGTTTGGAAATTTGTGTGCCCAAAGTAGCGGGTGTATTTGCATTGCCATTATTATTACCAACTACACCGTTACCTGCTATTGTAGTGAGTTGACCTGTGGGCGTTATGCGCACAATACGTTCATTATCGGTATCAACTACTATTAAATTACCAAACGGGTCAAATTTAATACCTATAGGGTTATTCAATGTCGCCTTATCGGTAGGTATTGCTGCATGTAACTGGAGCGTTGTTACTACACCCGATGGATCAATTTTGCGTATAGCATTGTTTTTAGAATCAGTAACATATAAATTGCCGACGTTATCCCTTACTATTCCTTTGGGTAAATTAAAAGTTGCAGCAGCTCCGGCACCGTCATCAAATCCCTGCCCGGAATGACCTGCTATAATAGTAATGGTGCCATTAGGAGCTATTTTTTTGATAGCACTGGTATAATCGGTGACATATAAATTACCCTGCATATCAGTAGTGATACCTATCGGGGTATTTAATTTTGATATTAAGGGTGAGGCGGTCAACGTAGTTACCATGCCTGTGGGTGTCACTTTCCTAACCAGGAAATCATTTTGCGTCACGTATAAATTACCCGCGCCATCTATAGCTATACCGCGAGGATCATTAAAGCTGGCTGAAATACCGGTCCCATCAACAGATTCATTTTGGCCGTTTCCGGCTAATGTGCTCACCTGTGCGTCAGGGGTAATTTTTCTTACCCTGTCACTTTCGTCAACCACGTATAAATTGCCCTGCGGGTCAATAGTTATGCCGTTAACTACGTTGAACTTTGCAGTAATGCCTGTGCCATCAGCGTAACCGCAGCCACTTCCGCCGGCAAAAGTAGTTACCGTGCCGTCAGCCGCTATTTTTCTGATACTGCAGCTATAGCCATCGGCTATATAAATATTCCCGGCGGGGTCTGTTACCGCGTCTGTGGGTACGCTAAAGGTAACGGCTTGGGGGTTAGGGCGTATGGTACTCGCGGTTAGCGTTATGGTTTTGTTGCCCAGATCTGCGCAGGTGAGGTTTTGCGGAACAGGTATAGTGGTTACCGGCGCCCCGTCGCAATTAAATATCTGGCCCAGATCAGATGCCTGAAGTGTGTAATTCCCGTTTTCGTTAAGTTTAATCACTATAGGTTCAGGTTTGGAAAATATCTGCGGAACGCTGTATGAGGTAACCATAAAAAAGGTTGCGGCGGTGCCACCATAAGTGTCGGCTGCCGTAAGTGTTACAATGGTTGGCTCATTTACTGTTAAAGGTGTACCGGCAGCAGGAACCTGCGTTATATTGACATTAGTACAAGCGTTAGTTAAACCGGCGCTGGTGGTAAAGTCGGGCATGCTGGCGTGGCAATCATCTGTAGGGATGGTTACATCAGGATGGTTTGCAAACACCGGCGTGCTAACTACTATTACCTGTACAGGTAATGTAGCGATATTGCCAGGGCCATTGCTTGCCGTTACGATTACTGTTTGTGGTCCCAGTGACGAGCAGTCAAAACTGGCCGGACTAACAATAGCCATAAAGTTTGCAGCCCGTGGACTAATATTATCAGTTACATCTGCTGGTAACACCGTTCGGTGACCAGTAGCGTCGAGCTTTATAATAACGGGCTGAGGCAATTTTGGCGTGATTACCGGGGTTTGAGCCTGCACATTATTTAAAAAAAAAAGAGTTGATAAGCAAAGCAGGAATGTCTTTTTTATTGTGTCAGATTTGTAGGTATGGAGTTTAAGGTTTTGGTAACCCCGGATGGTTAAGATAAAAGCTGAAAATATATTCTTCCCTTGCATCATAGAGAATGATTTAAGGTGCATCACATCATCTATTGGTTAACAAATTACGTCAAAAGTAATGTTCATTATATTCACTCAGTAGTGTTCATGTTATTCATTTCAAGATGGAAGGTTCATTTAAGCAGTAAACATGGCTATGCTTTTATACCAGCAGTTTACTTAAACGTTTAAATACTTTTTGTAATTATTTTGAATGATTCTAAATAATTTAGCTTTCTTTGCATTAATTTAGACTCAATCCAAATAATAAATGAAAACTTTTCCCCTGCTGCTCTTATTTTTAACACTTACATTATCGACACAAATCTTACAAGCCCAACAACAAAATGCTACTATCACCGGAAAGGTTGTAACAACAGACAATAAGCCCGCCGAAGCTGTTTCGGTTGGTTTAGCCGGAACAACAAAAGGCGCCATCACCAAGTATAATGGGGAGTTTACAATAGTAAACGTACAACCTGGCAATTATAGCCTGGTATTTACCGGCATTGGTTATAAAAAACTTACAAAACACATTACACTTACCGATGGGCAAACCGCAAAAATTACGGTTACCATGAACGATGACGAACAACAGCTGCAGGTTGTTGAAATTACCGGCCGTAAAGAAAAAACCTATAAAACCACGGCCACTTTTATTGGTAATAAAACGCAGACGGATATTAAAGACCTGCCCCAATCGGTATCATATGCCAGTAAAGAGCTGATCTCAGATCTTGGCGCTACACGTATAGGCGATGTGGTTAAAGTATTTAGCGGTGTTAACCAGTTTACTACCTATGATGACCTTACCATACGTGGGTTCAGGGTAAATGGCGGGAGCAACACTCAGCTGTTAAACGGACTGCGCACCAGTACTGGTTTCTGGAAACAACCATTGACAAACTATCTGGAAAGGGTAGAGGTTTTAAAAGGCCCGTCATCGGCATTATACGGTAACGCCAGCCCGGGTGGTGTGGTTAACCGGGTTACCAAAAAACCACTTAATGAAACCCGCCAAACCGTCAGTTTTTCATTAGGAAGTTTCAATACCTTCAGAGCTTTGAGTGATTTTACCGGTCCAGCTAACAAAGACAGCTCACTACTTTATCGCCTCAATTTGGGTTACGAAGATGCCAACTCATTCCGCGATTTACAGTTTGATAAAAATATTATTGTGGCGCCTTCATTGTCATTTGTGGCATCACCTAAAACGCGCATCAATTTTGACCTGGTGTATAATAACTCCAAAAGCCGTTTAGACAGGGGGCAATCAACCCGTATGAATGATCTTTATTCAACCCCTTCTTCACTATCCATCAATACCGGGAATGACAGGTTGAATGAACAAACCTACATCGTTACACTTTCGGGCAGCCACCAGTTTAATGATAAGCTGAGCTTTAACGCTGCTTATTCAAAAACAGGTTATCAGGAAGATCTTTACGAGCACCGTAGTGCCAATGCTTACGCAGTTGATGGTAATAACACCGCTATACCAAACCTTGTTGCCATGCAAATATTTTCAAGGGTGCGTAAACGTTATGTTGATAATTTTAGCGGTTATTTTAATTATAAAGACAATACCGGCATACTGGAACATAACATTGTGGCCGGGTATGATTATGGTAGCGAAAAACTGCCCGTTGGCGCATCACAGTTAACAGCTTCGGGATATCGCAATGCCGCTAATAACGGAAGCATCGGTAGTTATGACCCTACCAAAAAAGCCAACTATTTACTGGATAAAAATGGCAACCCGGTTCCTAACGTGCCATCATTTAATCTTGACGATGTTTTAAACTCACAGCGCATGCAGGATGACAGCAAAGACTTTTTTGCCCAGGTTGCTGTTGATCCTACCTATTATTATCTGAATGCCGGTTATGTGCAGGATCAGATAAAGCTGGGTAAATTCCAGGCATTGTTAGGCGTACGCTATGAATACTATACCGATTTTGCCAACTATAAAAAGTCTACAGAGGCAAAAACTCATTCCAGCGCATGGTTGCCAAGGTTTGGTTTAGTGTATACTGCCAATAGTAATATTAATTTTTATGGTACTTATGTAGAAGGATACAATCCGCAAACAGCATCTACACTATCAAATCCAAATGCCGGTGGTCCGTTTAAACCATTAACCAGCAATATGATTGAGTTTGGTGCTAAAAGCAGCTGGTTAAATGACATGCTTACCATAAGCACCGCTGTGTACCAGATTGATCAGAACAATACACTTTACAATGCCAATGTTCCAGATCAGCCCGATTTGTTGAGACAGGTAGGTAAAGAGCGTTCAAAAGGTATCGAGTTTGATATTGCCGGTCGTATTACTCCAAACTGGAGCATTTTAGCATCATACGCTTATAGCGATGCCAAAATTACACAAAGCCTTATCCCTGCCGAAGTTGGTCAGCAAAAGCCAAACGCGCCAAAAAACATGGCTAACATCTGGACCCGTTATAATGTAAACCGCGGATTATTTAACGGGTTGGGTATTGGCGCCGGCGCTAACTATGTAGATAAACGTTCGCTATCACTTAATCTTGCGCAGGGCATACCAAACTATACATTGGTAAACGCTGCACTATATTATCAGGTGGGCAAGGTGCAATTACAGTTTAATGCAAATAACATTACCAATAAAAAATACTGGGTTGGCGGTTATGATTACTTAAGGCTGTTCCCGGGAGCGCCGTCTAACTACCTGTTAACATTAAATTACACTATTAAATAATATCAGCTTGAAAAGGTTTAAAGCAATAGCAGGCTGGCTGCACTTATGGATAGGTCTTGTAACCGGTATTGTAGTGGTAATTATTTCGGTTACCGGCTGTATACAGGTATTTGACGAGGAACTGTTTGAGCTTTTTCATCATGATTTAGTTAATGTTAAAGAAACCGGCCCTGCAAAGCCGGTTTCTGAGTTGCTGATCATTGCTCAAAATGCAGTTGGCAAAAAAAAGCCTGTTACTAACATTAAAATAAACGAGGCAGGCCATAGTTATGTGTTTTCGGCTTCAAAAGATAATAAGCCAACCGATATAGGATGGACCTATTTTAGTCAGTTTAAGTATAACTACGATATTTATATCAACCCTTATACTGGTAAGGTACTTGCAGTGGTTGATCCGAGATATGAGTTTTTTAATGTTGTTGAACAATTGCACAGACAGCTTTTGCTTGTAAAACCGGTGGGTAGTGTTGTTGTGGGAACATGCGTATTGCTTTTTTTGATCATGCTTATAACAGGTTTTATTTTATGGTTACCCAAGAATTATAAACAGCTAAAACAAAACATAACTATTAAGTGGAAGGCTAAGTGGAAGCGTGTTAATTATGATATCCATAACAGTTTTGGTTTTTATGTATTGCCAGTAGCCATGATCATCGCCATAACCGGATTGGTATGGTCATTCACCTGGTGGGAGAACGGTATCTTTAAAATATTAGGCTCACCATCTGGAAAAATTGTATTAACCCGTAAAGCCCCGGTTAAAGCTAAAACTGATACTGCTGCAAAAAATACTATAGATTTAATCTATAATACTATGCAGCATAAAATAGGTAATAACTATAAAGCTATTGGTATTAACTTGCCAAATAAAAAAAGTAACGCGGTAATGGTATATACTTATGGTAACAGGATAGATAGCTGGCGTAACATGAGCTACTATTACTTCGATAGCCACACAGGTAAAATGTTTGATAAGCTGGAGCAATTGAATAAACCACTTGCGCTAAAATGGCGAAACTCAAATAAGGATATCCATACCGGCCGCATATATGGCTGGCCTACCCAGGTATTGGCATTTGTAGCGAGTTTAGTTTGTGCCTCATTACCCATAACCGGCTTTTTAATATGGTGGGGTAAACAAAAAAAGAAAAAGAAGAAACCTGTTATGAAGCTGGTCGAACCCTCATTAACTTAATTTCGATAACCTTTGCCACCGCTTAGCCATTCAGTAATACTGAATGGCTTTTTTATTTAATAGATTTTTTTTAAAAAAAAACTTGCGCAACCAAATTGTTGCATTTATATTTGCAACCAAATGATTGCATAATGATTATAAGAAGGGACGTATATCAGGCAATTGCCGATCCGACAAGGCGCGAAATAATAGAAAGGATATCTCAGCAACCGCTGAATTTAAACGCCGTGGCCGAAACGTTTGACATTAGCCGGCAGGCAGTTTCCAGGCATATTAAGATATTAATGGAATGTGAGCTGGTTGTTATCAGGCAAAAGGGAAGAGAGCGGTATTGTGAGGCCAAACTAGAAAAACTTCATGAAGTGGCCGATTGGGTAGATCAGTATAAAAAACACTGGCTATCGAGGTTTAAAGCACTTGATAATTATTTAACCGAAATACAAACCAATACTAAAACAGATGAAAACAAGTAACACAACAGAGGTGGCAAATACTAAGGATGAAGTATTTATTACACATATTTTTAATGCACCCAGGGAAGTAGTATTTAAAGCCTGGACAGAGCCGGAACAATTACTGCGCTGGTTTGCTCCCGATGGCTGCACTATCGACTTTAAAAATATCAATGTGCAAACAGGTGGTACTTTTCACTCCTGTATTCACGACCCCCAATTTGGCGACTGTTGGTGTAAAGGCACTTATCTGGAAGTTATTTATCCCGAAAAGCTCGTGTACACAATGGCGCTTACTGACGAACATGGCAATGATCTGGAATCTGCAGTCGACGCTGGTAAGGATGCTAATATGCCCAGGGAAACTGTATTGACGGTTACTTTTGCCGAATATGGTAATCAAACCAAACTTACCCTCCACCAGACCATGCCCGAGGACATTGCGAAACAAACAGGCGCTTATCAAAGCTGGATCAAAATGCTCCATAAGCTGGAAGAACTCGTTTAAGCGGTGGATTAAAATTTTAGTTATTTTATTTCCATTGATAGCTTTTTAATCAAATAGCCATAAATTGCCCTGCTCATGAAAGATATTCCGGTACATCAGCTAAAAGAGCGGGTAAACACAGGCCTGGAGATAAGGCGTTTTGTTGCCGGTGAGGTGCCCAAGAAATACGAAAACCTGGGTGCCCACCGTGACGATCACTATATTTTTTTTGTAATTGAAGATGGTGCGGCATCACTGATGATAGATTTTCATGAATTGTCTTTCTCTTCGTCTACACTTTATTATATCTTACCAGGGCAGGTACATCATCGTATCCGTAATGAAGTAGGTTGTGGCTGGTTCATCGCTATTGATTCACTGCTGATATCGCCCGATTATCGTAATGTATTTGAAAGCAGGCTG
This window contains:
- a CDS encoding PepSY-associated TM helix domain-containing protein is translated as MKRFKAIAGWLHLWIGLVTGIVVVIISVTGCIQVFDEELFELFHHDLVNVKETGPAKPVSELLIIAQNAVGKKKPVTNIKINEAGHSYVFSASKDNKPTDIGWTYFSQFKYNYDIYINPYTGKVLAVVDPRYEFFNVVEQLHRQLLLVKPVGSVVVGTCVLLFLIMLITGFILWLPKNYKQLKQNITIKWKAKWKRVNYDIHNSFGFYVLPVAMIIAITGLVWSFTWWENGIFKILGSPSGKIVLTRKAPVKAKTDTAAKNTIDLIYNTMQHKIGNNYKAIGINLPNKKSNAVMVYTYGNRIDSWRNMSYYYFDSHTGKMFDKLEQLNKPLALKWRNSNKDIHTGRIYGWPTQVLAFVASLVCASLPITGFLIWWGKQKKKKKKPVMKLVEPSLT
- a CDS encoding ArsR/SmtB family transcription factor; amino-acid sequence: MIIRRDVYQAIADPTRREIIERISQQPLNLNAVAETFDISRQAVSRHIKILMECELVVIRQKGRERYCEAKLEKLHEVADWVDQYKKHWLSRFKALDNYLTEIQTNTKTDENK
- a CDS encoding SRPBCC family protein, which encodes MKTSNTTEVANTKDEVFITHIFNAPREVVFKAWTEPEQLLRWFAPDGCTIDFKNINVQTGGTFHSCIHDPQFGDCWCKGTYLEVIYPEKLVYTMALTDEHGNDLESAVDAGKDANMPRETVLTVTFAEYGNQTKLTLHQTMPEDIAKQTGAYQSWIKMLHKLEELV